One window from the genome of Oryza glaberrima chromosome 3, OglaRS2, whole genome shotgun sequence encodes:
- the LOC127765169 gene encoding protein app1-like, producing MASSTSSSLAVATMVAVVLLLGATTQAARLLDELVPGIPMPTIPGVPAVGPTIPAIPTIPGVPAVGPTIPTIPTVPTIPGVPAVGPTIPAIPTIPGVPAVGPTIPTIPTIPGVPAVGSIIPTIPTIPGVPAVGPTIPTIPGVPTIPTVPGVPELPVNPGGVVPTIPKVPLPPVNPGAVVPAVPALPVPPIPGAAGGVVPTLPVPPLPAVPGVPLPEVPGVPLPPVPSVVPPVP from the coding sequence ATGGCGTCTTCAACCTCGAGCTCGCTCGCCGTGGCAACAATGGtggccgtcgtcctcctcctgggTGCCACCACCCAGGCGGCGCGCCTCCTCGACGAACTCGTCCCCGGCATTCCGATGCCGACGATCCCCGGTGTACCGGCGGTCGGCCCCACCATCCCGGCCATCCCGACGATCCccggcgttccggcggtcggccCCACCATCCCGACCATCCCCACCGTTCCGACGATCCccggcgttccggcggtcggtCCCACCATCCCGGCCATCCCGACGATCCCCGGCGTGCCGGCGGTCGGCCCCACCATCCCGACCATCCCGACGATCCCCGGCGTGCCGGCGGTCGGTTCCATCATTCCGACCATCCCGACGATCCCCGGCGTGCCGGCGGTCGGCCCGACTATCCCGACCATCCCCGGCGTGCCGACGATCCCGACGGTGCCGGGAGTGCCGGAGCTGCCGGTAAATCCCGGAGGCGTGGTGCCGACGATCCCGAAGGTGCCATTGCCGCCGGTGAATCCCGGAGCCGTCGTGCCCGCCGTGCCAGCTCTGCCGGTGCCGCCGATCCCCGGAGCCGCGGGGGGTGTCGTGCCGACCCTGCCGGTGCCGCCGTTGCCCGCCGTGCCGGGAGTCCCGCTGCCGGAGGTGCCCGGCGTCCCTCTGCCGCCGGTGCCGTCCGTCGTCCCGCCCGTGCCTTAG
- the LOC127765170 gene encoding vegetative cell wall protein gp1-like — translation MASSVSFMAMAMAMAFVLLAASSSRTCYAARMLADTPATAAAAAAPPAALPVLPAVPALPTTLPPMPAIPAVPQATLPPMPAVPAIPAVPKVSLPPMPAVPAVTLPPMPSIPTVNVPMPFQAPPPSA, via the coding sequence ATGGCTTCTAGTGTGAGCttcatggccatggccatggccatggcgttCGTTCTGCTcgccgccagcagcagcagaacgTGCTACGCCGCCCGCATGTTGGCCgacacgccggcgacggcggcggcggcggccgcgcctcccgccgcccTCCCTGTCCTCCCCGCCGTGCCGGCGCTGCCCACCACTCTGCCGCCCATGCCGGCCATCCCGGCCGTGCCACAGGCGACGCTGCCGCCGATGCCCGCTGTCCCGGCCATCCCGGCGGTGCCGAAGGTGTCGTTGCCACCGATGCCCGCCGTGCCGGCGGTGACGCTGCCGCCGATGCCGTCCATCCCGACCGTGAACGTGCCCATGCCGTTCCAGGCGCCGCCTCCATCGGCGTAG